The following are encoded in a window of Castanea sativa cultivar Marrone di Chiusa Pesio chromosome 9, ASM4071231v1 genomic DNA:
- the LOC142609466 gene encoding fatty acyl-CoA reductase 2, chloroplastic, with product MMEALFLNSSSVAPIKLLRIPEKRDQCFLRRKRSVVYCQESGNVVKPSGISSVFTERAALVSTDHSAALRDAGSLILSPNGNSQAEIAVKDLVPYGGPTTSLVEMHDGIGIVKFLRGKGFLITGGTGFLAKVLIEKILRTEPDVGKIFLLIKAKNKESALERLKSEIINAELFKRLRQTHGKSYQSFMLSKLVPVVGNICESNLGFDEDSADFIAKEVDVIVNSAANTAFDERYDVAIDINTRGPCHLMGFAKKCKKLKLFLQVSTAYVNGQRQGQIMERPFSVGDTIARELSEISSRPFPTLDIEGEIKLASDFMEAYEVKSVAQKMKELGLERAKRYGWQDTYVFTKAMGEMMIDKLRGEIPVVIIRPSVIESTCKEPFPGWMEGNRMMDPIVLYYGKGLLTGFLVDANGVLDVVPADMVVNATLAAIAKHGVAQKQDINVYQIASSVVNPLVFNDLAKLLYEYYNSSPCVDSKGRPIKVPSMKLFSSMEEFSTHLWGDAIQRSGLTTIPPSKGKLSQKLETICRKSVEQAKYLANIYEPYTFYGGRFDNSNTQRLMESMSEEEKIKFGFDVCGIDWRDYITNVHIPGLWRHVMKGRGMCS from the exons ATGATGGAGGCTTTGTTCCTCAATTCTTCCTCAGTTGCACCGATTAAACTCTTAAGAATACCCGAAAAGCGTGACCAGTGCTTCTTGAGGAGGAAGAGGAGTGTGGTGTATTGCCAAGAGAGTGGTAATGTGGTAAAGCCTAGTGGGATTTCTTCGGTTTTTACCGAGAGAGCTGCATTAGTGAGCACGGATCATAGTGCAGCTTTGAGAGATGCAGGTAGCTTGATTTTGTCCCCAAATGGAAATAGCCAGGCTGAGATTGCAGTGAAGGATTTGGTGCCATATGGAGGACCAACCACCTCTTTGGTAGAGATGCATGATGGTATTGGAATTGTCAAATTTCTTAGAGGGAAGGGATTTCTTATCACTGGTGGAACTGGATTTCTGGCAAAAG TTCTTATTGAGAAGATTTTAAGGACAGAGCCCGATGTTggtaaaatttttcttttgataaaggCAAAAAACAAGGAATCAGCTCTGGAAAGATTGAAAAGTGAA ATCATAAATGCTGAGCTTTTCAAGCGTCTCCGACAGACCCACGGAAAATCCTACCAATCCTTCATGTTGAGCAAGCTAGTTCCTGTGGTTGGGAATATCTGTGAATCTAATCTTGGCTTCGATGAAGATTCAGCAGATTTTATTGCAAAAGAAGTCGACGTAATTGTAAATTCTGCAGCTAATACAGCGTTTGATGAAAG ATATGACGTTGCTATAGATATCAACACAAGAGGACCATGCCACCTGATGGGCTTTGCAAAGAAGTGCAAGAAACTAAAGCTCTTCTTGCAAGTATCAACAG CTTATGTTAATGGTCAAAGACAAGGACAAATTATGGAAAGGCCATTCAGTGTTGGTGATACTATAGCAAGGGAACTTTCAGAAATTTCATCAAGACCCTTCCCTACATTGGACATCGAAGGTGAAATAAAGTTGGCTTCAGATTTCATGGAAGCTTATGAAGTCAAGTCAGTGGCTCAAAAGATGAAAGAGTTAGGTCTAGAAAG GGCCAAAAGATATGGATGGCAAGATACTTATGTGTTCACAAAGGCTATGGGAGAAATGATGATCGACAAATTGAGAGGAGAAATACCAGTTGTTATTATTCGACCTAGCGTAATTGAGAGCACTTGCAAAGAGCCATTCCCTGGATGGATGGAAGGAAATAG GATGATGGATCCTATAGTGTTATACTATGGAAAAGGGCTGCTCACAGGTTTCTTGGTTGACGCAAATGGAGTACTCGATGTA GTCCCAGCAGACATGGTTGTTAATGCAACCCTGGCAGCCATAGCAAAGCATGGAGTGGCCCAAAAACAAGACATCAATGTATACCAGATTGCTTCATCTGTTGTAAATCCACTAGTTTTCAATGACCTGGCGAAACTGCTTTATGAATACTACAATTCATCTCCGTGCGTGGACTCAAAGGGTAGGCCAATCAAAGTTCCATCTATGAAGCTATTTAGTTCCATGGAAGAATTCTCCACTCACCTATGGGGAGATGCTATTCAGCGAAGTGGGTTGACAACTATACCCCCTTCAAAAGGGAAATTGTCTCAGAAACTCGAAACTATCTGCAGAAAATCAGTAGAACAAGCGAAGTACCTAGCAAACATATACGAGCCATACACATTCTATGGTGGAAG GTTTGATAACAGCAATACTCAAAGATTGATGGAAAGCATGTCCGAAGAAGAGAAGATAAAATTTGGGTTTGATGTGTGCGGCATAGATTGGAGAGATTATATCACGAATGTCCATATTCCAGGTCTTTGGAGGCATGTCATGAAGGGAAGAGGAATGTGTAGCTAA